A window of Polaromonas hydrogenivorans contains these coding sequences:
- a CDS encoding YeeE/YedE family protein translates to MLAFTSLLAGLVFGIGLMISGMANPAKVLGFLDLSGRWDPSLALVMGGAVAVSAVAFSIARRRNASLLGAALKLPTARQIDRRLVIGSTLFGIGWGIAGFCPGPALVALGMGEAKAVVFVVAMLAGMGLFELVEWKKQSPALRTR, encoded by the coding sequence ATGCTTGCATTCACTTCCCTGCTCGCCGGCCTGGTGTTTGGTATCGGCCTGATGATTTCCGGCATGGCCAATCCGGCCAAGGTGCTGGGTTTCCTCGACCTGTCCGGGCGCTGGGATCCGTCGCTGGCCCTGGTGATGGGCGGGGCGGTCGCCGTGAGCGCTGTGGCGTTTTCAATCGCCCGCAGGCGCAACGCGTCGCTGCTGGGCGCCGCCCTGAAGCTGCCGACGGCGCGCCAAATCGACCGCCGGCTGGTCATCGGCAGCACGCTCTTCGGCATCGGCTGGGGCATCGCCGGCTTCTGTCCCGGGCCGGCGCTGGTCGCACTGGGCATGGGCGAGGCCAAGGCGGTGGTCTTCGTGGTCGCCATGCTCGCCGGCATGGGCCTGTTCGAACTGGTCGAATGGAAAAAGCAGTCGCCAGCCCTGCGCACCCGCTGA
- a CDS encoding DUF599 domain-containing protein translates to MTSTATWLAAVATVATLLLYEAAVVLAQRHTPERLARSAHASLREEWFTAVSGHPGSEILAVQTLRNSLMSATMTASTAVLGLMGTVTLAAPYLRSSLGDAGAGGLAFTPRLALELMLMTLLFASLVCSAMAVRYYNHASFICAMPVGSAPRQRWSASGTAYVRRAGLLYSWGLRHLVMVAPIVVFIVHPFAGPVAAIVVVAVLRSFDRVSSASAASSDLA, encoded by the coding sequence ATGACAAGCACCGCCACCTGGCTGGCCGCAGTCGCGACCGTGGCCACACTGCTTCTGTATGAAGCTGCTGTTGTGCTGGCGCAGCGGCACACACCGGAACGCCTGGCCAGAAGCGCCCATGCCTCGCTTCGCGAAGAATGGTTCACGGCGGTCTCCGGGCATCCAGGCTCGGAAATCCTCGCCGTGCAGACGCTGCGCAATTCACTGATGTCGGCCACCATGACCGCCTCCACGGCAGTGCTGGGGCTGATGGGAACGGTCACGCTGGCCGCACCCTATCTGCGGTCCAGCCTGGGCGATGCAGGCGCCGGCGGGCTGGCCTTCACGCCACGGCTGGCCCTCGAACTGATGCTGATGACGCTGCTGTTTGCCTCGCTGGTGTGCTCGGCGATGGCCGTGCGTTACTACAACCATGCCAGTTTCATTTGCGCGATGCCGGTCGGCTCGGCGCCAAGGCAGCGCTGGTCAGCCTCGGGCACGGCCTATGTACGCCGGGCCGGACTGCTGTACAGCTGGGGGCTTCGCCACCTGGTGATGGTGGCGCCCATTGTGGTGTTCATCGTTCATCCGTTCGCCGGCCCGGTCGCGGCCATCGTGGTGGTGGCGGTGCTGCGCAGCTTTGACCGCGTAAGCAGCGCCAGCGCAGCCTCATCCGACCTTGCGTAA
- a CDS encoding aldehyde dehydrogenase family protein yields the protein MLTENLTVAGHSVSPLHYINGQRVASSPRFDLHSPIDQSLLGQVCEGGAEQVQAAIAAAQNAFPAWSALTAVERKPYLDRFTFEIGQRAEAFCQLESTDAGVLLSRMAHGVVPRAMLNISWFAEHALTLQDRPIETEQATHLVRHDPAGVVVIITPWNAPLMLATWKLGPALAAGNTVIVKPPEWAPLTSSLLADCAHAAGLPPGVFNIVQGSGANTGAKLVSDPRLARVSFTGSVPTAKWIAQAAGANLVPCSLELGGKSPFIVLQDADIDNAAATGALMYRNAGQVCLAGTRFLVHSQVRDAFVAAMRGYVDKLKVGDPRDAATEVGPIIHPRQVERVQGFVECALADGAELLWGGAPHPFGAQYYQPTMLTNLRQDSEIVQNEVFGPVLTLQTFDSDEELVAMANGTDYGLGGVCYGEVAHATAIAQQVRTGFIWVNSFGIRDLAAPFGGIKRSGVGREGGDWSFEFFCDIKDVVVPKKPFRASFSQR from the coding sequence GTGTTGACAGAAAACCTCACCGTGGCGGGCCACAGCGTCTCGCCGCTGCACTACATCAACGGCCAGCGCGTGGCCTCCAGCCCGCGTTTTGACCTGCACAGCCCGATTGACCAAAGCCTGCTGGGCCAGGTCTGCGAAGGCGGGGCCGAGCAGGTGCAGGCCGCCATCGCCGCAGCGCAAAACGCCTTTCCGGCCTGGTCGGCCCTGACAGCCGTCGAGCGCAAGCCTTACCTGGACCGCTTTACCTTTGAAATCGGCCAGCGCGCCGAGGCCTTCTGCCAGCTCGAATCGACCGACGCCGGCGTGCTGCTGTCGCGCATGGCGCACGGTGTGGTGCCGCGCGCCATGCTCAACATCAGCTGGTTCGCCGAGCACGCGCTGACGCTGCAAGACCGCCCCATCGAGACCGAGCAGGCCACCCATCTCGTGCGCCACGACCCGGCGGGTGTGGTCGTCATCATCACGCCGTGGAACGCACCGCTGATGCTGGCCACCTGGAAACTCGGCCCGGCGCTGGCGGCGGGCAACACGGTGATCGTCAAGCCGCCCGAGTGGGCGCCGCTGACCAGCAGCCTGCTGGCCGACTGCGCCCATGCCGCCGGGCTGCCGCCGGGCGTGTTCAACATCGTGCAGGGCAGCGGCGCCAACACCGGCGCCAAGCTGGTGTCTGACCCGCGTCTGGCGCGTGTGTCGTTTACCGGCTCGGTGCCCACCGCCAAATGGATTGCCCAGGCGGCCGGCGCGAATCTCGTGCCCTGCAGCCTGGAACTCGGCGGCAAGTCGCCCTTCATCGTGCTGCAAGACGCCGACATCGACAACGCCGCCGCCACCGGCGCGCTGATGTACCGCAACGCCGGCCAGGTCTGCCTGGCGGGCACGCGCTTTCTGGTGCACAGCCAGGTGCGCGACGCGTTTGTGGCCGCGATGCGCGGCTATGTGGACAAGCTCAAGGTCGGCGATCCGCGCGACGCCGCCACCGAGGTCGGCCCCATCATCCACCCGCGCCAGGTCGAGCGCGTGCAGGGCTTTGTCGAATGCGCGCTGGCCGACGGCGCCGAGCTGCTGTGGGGCGGCGCGCCGCATCCCTTCGGCGCGCAGTATTACCAGCCGACCATGCTGACGAATCTGCGCCAGGACAGCGAGATCGTGCAGAACGAGGTCTTCGGCCCGGTGCTGACCCTGCAAACCTTCGACAGCGATGAGGAGCTGGTCGCCATGGCCAACGGCACCGACTACGGCCTGGGCGGCGTCTGCTACGGCGAGGTGGCGCACGCCACGGCGATTGCGCAGCAGGTGCGCACCGGCTTCATCTGGGTCAACAGCTTCGGCATCCGCGACCTGGCCGCGCCGTTTGGCGGCATCAAGCGCTCAGGTGTGGGCCGCGAAGGCGGCGACTGGAGCTTTGAATTCTTCTGCGACATCAAGGACGTGGTGGTGCCGAAAAAGCCCTTCCGCGCCAGTTTCAGCCAGCGCTGA
- the rpe gene encoding ribulose-phosphate 3-epimerase, with amino-acid sequence MPKTLPTYRIAPSLLSADFARLGDELKAVIAGGADWIHFDVMDNHYVPNLTFGPMICQALKPHAKRADGTAVPIDVHLMVQPVDSLAAAFADAGADLISFHPEASSHVHRSVQAIKAKGCKAGLVFNPATPLDVLDWTIDDIDLILIMSVNPGFGGQSFIDSALRKIEQARKRIDASGRDIRLEVDGGIKIDNIRRVADAGADTFVAGSAIFGKPDYKAVIDAMRGALQA; translated from the coding sequence ATGCCTAAAACCCTGCCCACTTACCGCATTGCCCCCTCCCTGTTGTCAGCCGATTTTGCCCGCCTGGGTGACGAGCTGAAAGCCGTCATTGCCGGCGGCGCCGACTGGATTCACTTTGACGTGATGGACAACCATTACGTGCCGAACCTGACCTTCGGTCCGATGATTTGTCAGGCGCTCAAGCCGCACGCCAAGCGCGCCGACGGCACGGCCGTGCCGATTGACGTGCACCTGATGGTGCAGCCCGTTGACAGCCTGGCCGCCGCCTTTGCCGATGCCGGCGCCGACCTGATCAGCTTTCACCCCGAAGCGTCAAGCCATGTGCACCGCAGCGTGCAGGCCATCAAGGCCAAGGGCTGCAAGGCCGGGCTGGTGTTCAACCCGGCCACGCCGCTGGACGTGCTGGACTGGACGATTGACGACATCGACCTGATTTTGATCATGAGCGTCAACCCCGGCTTTGGCGGCCAGAGTTTCATCGACTCGGCGCTGCGCAAGATCGAGCAGGCGAGAAAGCGCATCGACGCGTCGGGCCGTGACATTCGCCTGGAAGTCGATGGCGGCATCAAGATTGACAACATCCGCCGGGTGGCCGACGCGGGCGCCGACACCTTCGTGGCCGGCAGCGCGATTTTCGGCAAGCCCGATTACAAGGCGGTGATTGACGCGATGCGCGGGGCGCTGCAGGCCTGA
- a CDS encoding ArsR/SmtB family transcription factor, which translates to MTLAHPVIDTDTLRQGAAQAVAALKLLANEDRLLLLCQLSQGEMCVSELEAQLGIRQPTLSQQLGVLRAEGVVNTRRQGKNIYYSVADPAMLDIVAVLHRLYCPKEAS; encoded by the coding sequence ATGACACTCGCCCACCCCGTGATTGATACCGATACCTTGCGCCAGGGCGCGGCCCAGGCGGTTGCCGCCCTGAAGCTGCTGGCCAATGAAGACCGGCTGCTGCTGCTGTGCCAGCTCTCGCAAGGCGAGATGTGCGTCAGCGAACTGGAGGCGCAACTGGGCATCCGCCAGCCGACGCTGTCGCAGCAACTCGGCGTGCTGCGCGCCGAAGGCGTGGTGAACACCAGGCGCCAGGGCAAGAACATCTACTACAGCGTGGCCGACCCGGCCATGCTGGACATCGTGGCGGTGCTGCATCGCCTTTACTGCCCGAAGGAGGCATCATGA
- a CDS encoding extradiol ring-cleavage dioxygenase, whose product MGHIVGAALVSHHPGLMQCEEFRVLMGAGSDSDLIPGYARLREKIAAAKPDVVMILDSHWFTTGYHMVDGAARYQGSYISDEMPWYLHGVPYDYRGHPELALAIEAVSREQGGYNRAINHPELGRQYATINLVKQLGLELADIPVVTVSSCQNCDWPHFLQSGESIGEAIRRSGLRVVLLASGALSHKFNPIDWKPNHPRIFHESNVSRPENIASDKGAIALMEQGRHDSVLERWQDEYRKMPWEAFGAHYLQMLGAMGGAACRAKGEALSAYENARGTGNIHIWFDQETA is encoded by the coding sequence ATGGGACATATCGTGGGCGCAGCCCTGGTTTCACACCACCCCGGCCTGATGCAATGCGAGGAATTTCGCGTGCTGATGGGCGCGGGCTCGGACTCCGACCTCATCCCCGGCTATGCCCGGCTGCGCGAGAAAATCGCCGCCGCCAAGCCCGATGTGGTGATGATCCTCGACTCGCACTGGTTCACCACCGGCTATCACATGGTGGACGGCGCGGCGCGCTACCAGGGCAGCTACATTTCGGACGAAATGCCCTGGTATCTGCACGGCGTGCCTTACGACTACCGCGGCCACCCCGAGCTGGCGCTGGCGATTGAAGCCGTGTCCAGGGAGCAGGGCGGCTACAACCGCGCCATCAACCACCCCGAGTTGGGCCGGCAGTACGCCACCATCAACCTGGTCAAGCAACTGGGCCTGGAACTGGCGGACATCCCCGTCGTTACCGTCAGCTCCTGCCAGAACTGCGACTGGCCGCACTTTCTGCAGTCAGGCGAGTCCATCGGCGAGGCCATCCGCCGCAGCGGCTTGCGCGTGGTGCTGCTGGCGTCCGGCGCGCTGAGCCACAAGTTCAACCCGATTGACTGGAAACCGAACCATCCGCGCATCTTCCACGAGAGCAATGTGTCGCGGCCCGAGAACATCGCCAGCGACAAGGGCGCCATCGCGCTGATGGAGCAAGGCCGCCACGACAGCGTGCTGGAGCGCTGGCAGGACGAGTACCGAAAGATGCCGTGGGAAGCCTTTGGCGCGCACTACCTGCAGATGCTGGGTGCCATGGGCGGGGCGGCTTGCCGGGCCAAGGGCGAAGCGTTGTCAGCCTATGAAAACGCACGCGGCACCGGAAACATCCACATCTGGTTTGACCAGGAGACCGCATGA
- the hpaH gene encoding 2-oxo-hept-4-ene-1,7-dioate hydratase, with translation MLTPDIHQALARELHQAEKTRVQVGHFSRRYPGMEIADSYAIQRAWVQIKLGEGRKILGHKIGLTSRAMQISSQITEPDYGAMLDDMLFAEGADIPLQRFILPRVEVELAFILGKPLRGPNVTIFDVLAATDYVVPALEIIDARIEQLDRVTQAPRTVLDTIADNAANAGIVMGGRPVRPDAVDLRWSGALLYKNGVIEESGLAAAVLNHPANGVAWLANKLSAHGEGLAAGEVVLGGSFTRPVAGAAGDTFHADYGPLGAISFRFM, from the coding sequence ATGCTGACCCCCGATATCCACCAGGCCCTGGCCCGCGAGCTGCACCAGGCGGAAAAGACCCGCGTGCAGGTCGGGCATTTCTCCAGGCGCTACCCCGGCATGGAGATCGCCGACAGCTACGCCATCCAGCGCGCCTGGGTGCAGATCAAGCTGGGCGAGGGCCGCAAGATTCTGGGCCACAAGATCGGCCTGACCTCGCGCGCCATGCAGATTTCCTCGCAGATCACCGAGCCCGACTACGGCGCCATGCTGGATGACATGCTGTTCGCCGAAGGCGCCGACATCCCGCTGCAGCGCTTCATCCTGCCGCGCGTCGAGGTCGAGCTGGCCTTCATCCTCGGCAAGCCCTTGCGCGGCCCGAACGTGACGATTTTTGACGTGCTGGCCGCCACCGACTACGTGGTGCCCGCGCTGGAGATCATCGACGCCCGCATCGAGCAACTCGACCGCGTGACCCAAGCCCCGCGCACCGTGCTCGACACCATCGCCGACAACGCCGCCAATGCCGGCATCGTGATGGGCGGGCGCCCGGTCAGGCCCGACGCGGTGGACCTGCGCTGGAGCGGCGCGCTGCTCTACAAGAACGGCGTGATCGAGGAAAGCGGCCTGGCCGCCGCCGTGCTGAACCATCCGGCCAACGGCGTCGCCTGGCTGGCCAACAAGCTCAGCGCCCATGGCGAGGGCCTGGCGGCGGGCGAGGTGGTGCTGGGCGGCTCCTTCACGCGCCCGGTGGCCGGGGCGGCGGGCGACACCTTCCACGCCGACTACGGCCCGCTGGGCGCGATCTCCTTTCGCTTCATGTAA
- the apaG gene encoding Co2+/Mg2+ efflux protein ApaG, with the protein MSKYQFSCEVLPQYLPEQSAPEHGLYGFSYTVTVTNTGEVAAQLISRHWIISDANGHNEEVKGLGVVGQQPLLKPGESFQYTSGSRLRTPSGTMHGSYFFVAEDGERFEVVVPLFVLEAMNGSSPSGRVLH; encoded by the coding sequence ATGTCCAAATACCAATTTTCCTGCGAAGTCCTGCCCCAATACCTGCCTGAGCAATCGGCGCCGGAGCACGGGCTGTATGGCTTTTCCTACACCGTCACCGTGACCAACACCGGCGAAGTCGCGGCGCAGCTGATTTCGCGGCACTGGATCATCAGCGACGCCAACGGCCACAACGAAGAGGTCAAGGGCCTGGGCGTGGTCGGCCAGCAGCCCCTGCTCAAACCCGGCGAATCGTTCCAGTACACCAGCGGCTCGCGGCTGCGCACCCCCAGCGGCACCATGCACGGCAGCTACTTTTTCGTGGCCGAGGACGGCGAGCGCTTCGAGGTGGTGGTTCCCCTGTTTGTGCTGGAGGCGATGAACGGCAGCAGTCCTTCCGGGCGCGTCCTGCACTAA
- a CDS encoding FAD-binding oxidoreductase, with translation MLLESLRAAFSGRLLTGADAAPFLTDFRGKWTGQALAVAQPDNAEEVARVVAWCHAHRVPVVPQGGNTGLSGGSVPNMAPTLGTGVSSLPPEGANPALGRPGGGVAQPQSLPVVLSLTRLNRIRAIDPLNNTLVAEAGVTLLQVQEAAKNAGRLFPLSLAAEGSCTIGGNLATNAGGVQVLRYGNARELCLGLEVVTAEGELWNGLRTLRKDNTGYDLRDLYIGSEGTLGVITAAALKLFPLPAAQVVALVAVPSPQQALDLLTLAQARLGAGLTAFEILSDTCMDLVLQHIPGTRRPLAEASPWYVLLELSATTDEAQAAQAMEGLLEAAMESEWVTDAALSTSLAQFEALWALRENISEAQGAEGKTIKHDIALPISRIPEFVARADAAIASAFPEVRLVVFGHLGDGNLHYNVSPPAQQAGLDSSAGRTGPEHAAAFVALEGPLSRLVHDAVHAFDGSISAEHGLGVLRRDESARYKSPLELQLMRRIKQALDPLGLMNPGKLLKFESNRPFPHTLSAQAAIN, from the coding sequence ATGCTGCTCGAATCCCTGCGCGCCGCCTTCAGCGGCCGCCTGCTCACCGGGGCGGACGCGGCTCCTTTCCTGACCGACTTTCGCGGCAAGTGGACCGGCCAGGCGCTGGCCGTGGCGCAGCCCGACAACGCCGAAGAGGTGGCGAGAGTCGTCGCCTGGTGCCACGCCCATCGCGTGCCGGTGGTGCCGCAGGGTGGCAACACCGGCTTGTCGGGCGGCTCGGTGCCGAATATGGCCCCCACGCTCGGCACTGGCGTGTCCTCACTGCCCCCCGAGGGGGCGAACCCCGCCTTGGGGCGGCCCGGCGGCGGGGTTGCCCAGCCACAGTCGTTGCCGGTTGTTTTGTCGTTAACCCGCCTGAACCGGATACGCGCCATCGACCCCCTGAACAACACCCTCGTGGCCGAGGCCGGCGTGACCCTGCTGCAGGTGCAGGAGGCGGCCAAGAACGCCGGGCGCCTGTTCCCGCTGAGCCTGGCGGCCGAGGGCAGCTGCACCATAGGCGGCAACCTGGCCACCAACGCCGGCGGCGTGCAGGTGCTGCGCTACGGCAACGCCCGCGAGTTGTGCCTGGGGCTGGAGGTGGTGACGGCCGAGGGCGAGCTGTGGAACGGCCTGCGCACCCTGCGCAAGGACAACACCGGCTACGACCTGCGCGACCTGTACATCGGCTCGGAGGGCACGCTGGGCGTGATCACCGCCGCCGCGCTCAAGCTGTTCCCGCTGCCCGCCGCGCAGGTGGTGGCGCTGGTGGCCGTGCCCAGCCCGCAACAGGCGCTGGATCTGCTGACCCTGGCGCAAGCCCGCCTGGGCGCGGGCCTCACGGCATTTGAAATCCTCAGCGACACCTGCATGGACCTGGTGCTGCAGCACATCCCCGGCACGCGCCGCCCGCTGGCCGAGGCTTCGCCCTGGTATGTGCTGCTGGAGTTGTCCGCCACCACGGACGAGGCACAGGCCGCACAAGCCATGGAAGGCCTGTTGGAGGCCGCCATGGAAAGCGAATGGGTGACGGACGCCGCGCTTTCCACCAGCCTGGCCCAGTTCGAGGCGCTGTGGGCGCTGCGCGAGAACATCTCCGAAGCGCAGGGCGCCGAGGGCAAGACCATCAAGCACGACATCGCGCTGCCGATTTCGCGCATCCCCGAATTCGTGGCCAGGGCCGATGCGGCCATCGCCAGCGCGTTTCCCGAAGTGCGGCTGGTGGTGTTCGGCCACCTGGGCGACGGCAACCTGCACTACAACGTCTCGCCCCCGGCCCAACAGGCCGGCCTCGACAGTTCGGCGGGCCGCACCGGGCCGGAGCACGCGGCCGCGTTTGTGGCGCTGGAAGGCCCGTTGAGCCGGCTGGTGCACGACGCGGTACACGCGTTCGACGGTTCGATCTCGGCCGAGCACGGCCTGGGCGTGCTGCGCCGCGACGAGTCGGCCCGCTACAAGTCGCCGCTGGAGCTGCAGCTGATGCGGCGCATCAAGCAGGCGCTGGACCCGCTGGGGCTGATGAACCCCGGAAAACTGCTGAAATTTGAATCAAATCGGCCTTTTCCGCACACCCTGTCTGCGCAAGCAGCTATTAATTAA
- a CDS encoding MBL fold metallo-hydrolase — protein MHAQTATQAFFDPITWTVTYVVWDKASRHAAVIDPVLDYDFKSGHTHTGSADRVLAYVQENRLQLDWILETHAHADHLSGAQYLQQRIGGRIAIGEHIRDVQTVFSRMFNFERSFMPDGKQFDHLFKDGETFMIGGVEATALLVPGHTPADMAYRVEGAVFVGDTLFMPDVGTARADFPGGDAHQLYRSIHRILQLPPQTVIYVCHDYPPASREPEWQTTVAEQRARNIHVRDGIGEDEFVAMRTARDSALEMPTLILPSIQVNVRAGQMPPPDDNGIAYLRIPLNALPVRR, from the coding sequence ATGCACGCCCAAACCGCCACCCAGGCTTTTTTCGATCCCATCACCTGGACCGTCACCTATGTGGTCTGGGACAAGGCCAGCCGCCACGCGGCGGTGATTGACCCGGTGCTCGACTACGATTTCAAGTCCGGCCACACCCACACCGGTTCGGCTGACCGGGTGCTGGCCTATGTGCAGGAAAACCGCCTGCAGCTGGACTGGATTCTTGAAACCCATGCCCATGCCGACCACCTGTCGGGCGCGCAATACCTGCAGCAGCGCATCGGCGGGCGCATTGCCATCGGCGAGCACATCCGCGATGTGCAGACGGTCTTCAGCAGGATGTTCAACTTTGAACGCAGCTTCATGCCCGACGGCAAGCAGTTCGACCATCTGTTCAAGGACGGCGAGACCTTCATGATCGGCGGGGTCGAGGCCACGGCCCTGCTCGTGCCGGGCCACACACCGGCCGACATGGCGTACCGGGTCGAGGGCGCGGTGTTTGTCGGCGACACGCTGTTCATGCCCGACGTGGGCACGGCCCGCGCTGATTTCCCGGGCGGCGATGCCCATCAGCTCTACCGCTCCATCCACCGCATCCTGCAACTGCCGCCGCAAACCGTGATCTACGTCTGCCACGACTACCCGCCGGCATCGCGCGAACCCGAATGGCAAACCACGGTGGCCGAGCAGCGCGCCCGCAACATCCATGTGCGCGACGGCATCGGCGAAGACGAATTTGTCGCCATGCGCACCGCCCGCGATAGCGCGCTGGAGATGCCGACGCTGATCCTGCCGTCGATCCAGGTCAACGTGCGCGCCGGGCAGATGCCGCCGCCCGACGACAACGGCATTGCCTACCTGCGCATTCCGCTCAATGCATTGCCGGTTCGCCGCTAG
- the hpaI gene encoding 4-hydroxy-2-oxoheptanedioate aldolase, with the protein MQTPDNLFKQALARGEAQIGLWQALADPYAAELCAGSGFDWLLLDGEHAPNDLRSLLGALQSVAAYPTHPVVRVPHGDAALIKQVLDIGATTLLVPMVESAEQATALVRAMRYPPQGVRGVGSAIARSARWSRYPNYLHEANQRVCLLVQVESLAALQQIDAIAAVEGVDGVFIGPADLSASMGYLGQPAHPQVRAAIDQSIGRILHAGKAPGILCADEALARHYLALGARFVAVGVDTSLLVRATAALAAQFKNAAPVPAAGGAY; encoded by the coding sequence ATGCAAACTCCTGACAATTTATTCAAGCAGGCCCTGGCCCGTGGCGAAGCGCAAATCGGTCTGTGGCAGGCCCTGGCCGACCCCTATGCGGCTGAACTCTGCGCGGGCAGTGGCTTCGACTGGCTGCTGCTCGACGGCGAGCACGCGCCCAACGACCTGCGCAGCCTGCTGGGCGCGCTGCAAAGCGTGGCGGCTTACCCGACGCACCCGGTGGTGCGGGTTCCGCACGGCGACGCGGCGCTGATCAAGCAGGTGCTGGACATCGGCGCCACCACCTTGCTGGTGCCCATGGTCGAATCGGCCGAGCAGGCGACTGCGCTGGTGCGCGCCATGCGCTACCCGCCGCAGGGCGTGCGCGGCGTGGGCAGCGCCATCGCCCGCTCGGCGCGCTGGTCGCGCTATCCGAACTACCTGCACGAGGCCAATCAGCGCGTCTGCCTGCTGGTGCAGGTCGAATCGCTGGCCGCCTTGCAGCAGATCGACGCGATTGCGGCGGTCGAGGGGGTGGATGGCGTGTTCATCGGCCCGGCCGATTTGTCGGCCTCCATGGGCTACCTGGGCCAGCCCGCGCACCCGCAAGTGCGCGCTGCCATCGACCAGTCCATTGGCCGCATCCTGCACGCCGGCAAGGCGCCGGGCATCCTGTGCGCCGACGAAGCGCTGGCGCGGCACTACCTGGCGCTGGGCGCGCGCTTTGTCGCGGTGGGGGTGGACACCTCCTTGCTGGTGCGGGCGACTGCCGCGCTGGCGGCGCAGTTTAAAAATGCTGCGCCGGTGCCGGCCGCTGGCGGGGCGTACTGA
- a CDS encoding LysR family transcriptional regulator, producing MSLPRYTLRQLDAFVTVADVLSFTAAADRLALTPSAVSQLVVELESSLGFRLFDRSTRKVALSAAGKEFCGSAQTVLRHLRLAEVAASDLRNRAAGLVRVAAPMVIASAILPPLIQAYSQDRPKLVVRIRDAAVEQLTDMVASGEVDLAVGPDRQSSDNVLRTSLFSSPWVLWCAKGHPLAAKRVLQWSDLRPHALVTAGRDHELSVAQMSAGLPDVERISPHDVVDNISTALGLAAAGLAATLSPAYVAPWAKRQGLVMRRIVEPEAMRQVCLYRPAHRVASPATEGFAEYLVERLKKPLSPA from the coding sequence ATGTCCTTGCCCCGCTACACCCTGCGCCAGCTCGATGCCTTCGTCACCGTGGCCGATGTGCTGAGCTTTACCGCCGCCGCCGACCGGCTGGCGCTGACGCCTTCGGCAGTCAGCCAGTTGGTGGTCGAGCTGGAGTCCAGCCTGGGCTTCAGGCTGTTCGACCGCAGCACGCGCAAGGTCGCGTTGTCGGCGGCGGGCAAGGAGTTCTGCGGCTCGGCCCAGACCGTGCTCAGGCACCTGCGCCTGGCCGAAGTGGCCGCCTCCGACCTGCGCAACCGGGCCGCCGGGCTGGTGCGGGTGGCGGCCCCGATGGTGATTGCCAGCGCCATCCTGCCGCCCCTCATCCAGGCCTACAGCCAGGACCGCCCCAAGCTCGTCGTGCGCATCCGCGACGCGGCGGTGGAGCAGCTTACCGACATGGTGGCCAGCGGCGAGGTCGATCTGGCCGTCGGCCCGGACCGCCAGAGCAGCGACAACGTGCTGCGCACCAGCCTGTTCAGCAGCCCCTGGGTGTTGTGGTGCGCCAAAGGCCATCCGCTGGCGGCCAAGCGGGTGCTGCAATGGAGCGATTTGCGCCCGCATGCGCTGGTCACGGCGGGGCGCGACCACGAACTCAGCGTGGCGCAAATGAGCGCGGGCCTGCCAGACGTCGAGCGCATCAGCCCGCACGATGTGGTGGACAACATCTCCACGGCGCTCGGCCTGGCCGCCGCAGGCCTGGCCGCCACGCTGTCGCCCGCCTACGTCGCGCCCTGGGCCAAGCGCCAGGGCCTGGTGATGCGCCGCATCGTGGAGCCCGAGGCCATGCGCCAGGTCTGCCTGTACCGGCCGGCGCACCGGGTGGCGTCGCCCGCGACCGAGGGCTTTGCGGAGTACCTGGTGGAGCGGCTCAAAAAACCGTTGTCGCCGGCCTAG
- a CDS encoding YeeE/YedE family protein produces MMIDWTAFTPWPALAGGALIGLAAALFLLLNGRIAGISGVLGGLLKPVKGDIAWRAAFVLGLVGAPLVYGLFQRLPVPQIDADYAALIAAGLLVGVGTRYGSGCTSGHGVCGLARLSPRSLVATACFMAAGFATVFVIRHLFKI; encoded by the coding sequence ATGATGATTGACTGGACTGCTTTCACGCCGTGGCCGGCCCTGGCCGGCGGCGCCCTGATCGGGCTGGCTGCCGCCCTGTTCCTGCTGCTCAACGGACGCATTGCCGGCATCAGCGGCGTGCTGGGCGGACTGCTCAAGCCCGTCAAGGGCGACATCGCCTGGCGGGCGGCATTCGTGCTCGGCCTGGTCGGCGCGCCGCTGGTGTACGGGCTGTTCCAGCGGCTGCCCGTGCCACAGATTGATGCGGATTACGCCGCCCTCATCGCCGCCGGCCTGCTGGTCGGCGTGGGAACGCGCTACGGCTCGGGCTGCACCAGCGGGCACGGTGTCTGCGGCCTGGCTCGACTGTCGCCGCGCTCGCTGGTCGCCACCGCCTGCTTCATGGCAGCCGGCTTTGCCACCGTGTTCGTGATTCGGCATCTCTTCAAAATCTAA